One Ignavibacterium album JCM 16511 genomic region harbors:
- a CDS encoding tape measure protein has product MADNTIKLKISIDNKEAIASIQLTDENIQQLYKSFKFGQQAVNGFETSIARGFDNARQIIQGFRETYSALQNILGTPVQAAIDMEQSIVSFEVLLGSGEKAKQMIGDLREFAAKTPLQLSGLQENAKLLLSFGIEAQNVLPYLKMLGDISGGNAQKMNQLALAFAQMQSTGRLMGQDLLQMINAGFNPLQIIAEKTGKSIGELKKEMEDGAISSEMIIQAFKDATSEGGKFYGMLEKQSETLGGKLSTLQDNFQQLQQQIGGTIAIGLSPLIEEFSKALKTLNEFSPELTGLIGTFGTLTAAAFTLKTTGLLPLIGNLQGVKSIFPLLREQMSIAGAGVGLFQKSLIGLSTTLKGLAASIGPAGWLILGVTALTAAINLLSSSNDKLSDSERQVIASADAEKIKFEQLTKTILDQNISIKERNKAKEEAQKLYPGFLENLSIEKINYEKLSEAVKKQTEEFRKLIELKILNQRLELAIQDLATKQNEDVSPEFLDYLLGEAQSLFNGTPGIVNAQVNAAKKHAESIAEVQKKIDELLAEIDAKNKETGEIRKTRDKLTEEEKKKLFEKNKILLSEAQRHQAAILKLETDNDIIILQQKAKHINEMIKLYKNYGQDVTALVNQLKETELELAIKLKPPEIKIDEQSPFEAEELPDIQYGNILDYARLSKEQELELWRKTELEKVAAYENSAEMTTAIEEEYKRRREELKEQELQNTLNNYTLLFENIGGIFAQHTAAYKAMAIAQTIIETYRAATAALSPPPIGAGPILGPILAIATIAKGMANVAKIQSTKIGGFALGGRLRKGEQGFFEGFENEIIAPEKTFIEIFKSELRPKIYADMSVDNSKLINEIKLLRKDLSSGVIKAVAYLDDREARRIYNIGNYQRRKLTLD; this is encoded by the coding sequence GTGGCTGATAATACAATAAAACTAAAAATAAGTATAGATAATAAAGAAGCCATTGCATCAATCCAATTAACTGATGAAAATATACAACAATTATATAAAAGTTTCAAGTTCGGACAGCAGGCAGTAAATGGATTTGAAACATCAATTGCCAGGGGTTTCGACAATGCACGCCAAATAATTCAAGGTTTTAGAGAAACATATTCAGCACTGCAAAACATCTTGGGCACGCCGGTGCAGGCTGCAATAGATATGGAACAATCAATTGTATCGTTTGAAGTATTACTTGGCTCAGGCGAAAAAGCCAAACAAATGATTGGCGACTTGAGAGAATTTGCGGCAAAAACCCCCCTTCAATTATCTGGATTACAAGAAAATGCTAAATTATTATTAAGCTTCGGAATAGAAGCACAGAATGTGCTGCCTTATCTGAAAATGCTTGGAGATATATCCGGTGGTAATGCCCAGAAAATGAACCAACTGGCACTTGCCTTTGCTCAGATGCAATCTACCGGAAGATTAATGGGACAGGACTTATTGCAGATGATAAATGCCGGCTTTAATCCATTACAAATTATAGCAGAAAAAACCGGTAAATCAATCGGTGAATTAAAAAAGGAAATGGAAGATGGAGCCATAAGCTCTGAGATGATTATCCAGGCATTTAAAGACGCTACGAGTGAAGGTGGTAAATTTTATGGAATGCTCGAAAAACAAAGCGAAACACTTGGGGGCAAATTATCAACATTACAGGATAACTTTCAGCAATTGCAACAACAAATCGGAGGTACAATTGCTATTGGGCTGTCTCCTTTGATCGAAGAGTTTAGCAAAGCTTTAAAAACCTTAAATGAATTCTCCCCGGAATTAACCGGGCTAATAGGAACTTTTGGAACATTAACTGCTGCGGCATTTACGCTAAAAACGACCGGGCTATTGCCATTGATAGGTAATTTACAAGGAGTGAAAAGCATATTCCCTTTATTAAGAGAACAGATGTCTATTGCGGGAGCAGGTGTTGGTTTATTCCAAAAATCACTTATAGGATTAAGTACGACTCTAAAAGGATTAGCAGCATCTATTGGACCAGCCGGATGGCTGATACTTGGAGTTACTGCACTTACTGCTGCAATTAATTTATTAAGCAGCTCAAACGATAAATTGTCTGACTCAGAGCGGCAGGTGATTGCAAGTGCCGATGCAGAAAAAATAAAATTTGAGCAACTTACAAAAACAATATTGGATCAGAACATATCGATCAAAGAGCGTAATAAAGCTAAAGAAGAAGCACAAAAGCTCTATCCGGGATTTTTGGAGAACTTATCCATTGAAAAAATAAATTATGAGAAATTGTCTGAAGCTGTTAAAAAACAAACAGAAGAATTCCGGAAGCTTATTGAACTTAAAATATTAAATCAGAGACTTGAACTTGCAATACAGGACCTGGCAACCAAACAGAACGAGGATGTCAGCCCAGAATTTCTAGATTATTTGTTAGGAGAGGCACAAAGTCTTTTCAATGGCACACCAGGCATAGTTAATGCGCAGGTAAACGCGGCAAAAAAACACGCAGAAAGCATTGCCGAGGTACAGAAAAAAATAGATGAATTGCTGGCGGAAATAGATGCTAAAAACAAAGAGACCGGGGAAATAAGGAAAACCCGAGACAAACTGACTGAGGAGGAGAAGAAAAAACTTTTTGAAAAAAACAAGATATTATTATCCGAAGCACAGCGACATCAGGCGGCAATACTGAAACTTGAAACAGATAATGATATAATTATTCTGCAGCAGAAGGCTAAACACATCAATGAGATGATTAAATTATATAAAAATTATGGGCAGGATGTTACTGCTCTTGTTAACCAGCTGAAAGAAACGGAACTTGAGCTCGCTATTAAGCTTAAACCACCCGAAATAAAAATTGATGAACAATCACCTTTTGAAGCGGAAGAACTGCCGGATATACAATATGGTAATATATTGGATTACGCCAGATTAAGTAAAGAGCAGGAACTTGAACTTTGGCGTAAAACAGAGTTGGAAAAAGTTGCTGCATATGAAAATAGCGCCGAAATGACTACAGCAATCGAAGAAGAATATAAGAGAAGAAGGGAAGAATTAAAAGAACAGGAACTACAGAATACTCTGAATAATTACACTTTATTGTTCGAAAACATCGGAGGAATCTTTGCTCAACATACGGCAGCTTATAAAGCGATGGCAATTGCGCAAACAATCATTGAAACTTATCGCGCAGCAACAGCTGCGTTATCACCACCCCCAATTGGAGCCGGACCAATATTAGGTCCAATACTTGCAATTGCAACTATTGCCAAAGGCATGGCTAATGTTGCAAAGATACAGTCCACAAAGATTGGTGGTTTTGCACTCGGCGGAAGACTTAGAAAAGGCGAGCAAGGATTTTTCGAAGGTTTTGAAAACGAAATTATTGCACCTGAAAAAACATTTATAGAGATATTTAAAAGCGAATTAAGACCCAAAATATATGCCGATATGAGTGTAGATAACAGCAAATTAATTAATGAAATAAAGCTCTTACGTAAAGACCTTAGTAGCGGTGTAATCAAGGCGGTTGCTTATCTTGATGATAGAGAGGCACGCAGAATTTACAATATAGGTAATTATCAGCGAAGGAAACTGACCCTTGATTAG
- a CDS encoding Ig-like domain-containing protein, with the protein MIKALLIALIITTISVAQQHYIRVIFSEKMQIETILNKNNYTLYDQSMRIVPIDKVGAVNDSIVILFVQFLDYKTNYLVKVINVKDLAGNYINDKNTAWFRFDGYDTTQTKPKIKIRSK; encoded by the coding sequence ATGATTAAAGCTTTATTGATAGCATTAATCATCACAACAATATCGGTCGCCCAGCAGCATTACATCCGGGTCATATTCAGTGAAAAAATGCAAATAGAAACAATCCTCAATAAAAATAATTATACTCTTTATGACCAATCGATGAGGATAGTCCCGATTGACAAGGTTGGGGCAGTGAATGATAGTATTGTAATACTTTTCGTACAATTTCTTGACTACAAAACCAATTATCTTGTAAAGGTGATAAATGTTAAAGACCTTGCCGGAAATTATATAAATGATAAAAATACTGCCTGGTTCAGATTCGATGGTTATGATACAACCCAAACAAAACCGAAAATTAAAATAAGGAGTAAATAA
- a CDS encoding lysozyme → MIRPNSTKTISKKGLDLIKKYEGLKLEAYRDPAGILTIGYGHTKTVKPGMVINKDMADLLLKIDVMDAENAVRVLVNIELSQNQFDALVSFVFNVGRKNFERSTLLKKLNEGKILEAGEEFMKWTKAKQPGGLKELPGLVKRRAEEKVLFLSKE, encoded by the coding sequence ATGATAAGACCAAACAGTACAAAAACAATAAGTAAAAAAGGATTAGACCTGATTAAGAAATATGAGGGGTTAAAGCTTGAAGCATATAGAGACCCCGCCGGTATATTGACAATTGGATACGGGCATACAAAAACGGTAAAACCTGGTATGGTGATAAACAAGGATATGGCGGATCTTCTATTAAAGATTGATGTGATGGATGCGGAAAATGCTGTGAGAGTCCTTGTAAATATAGAACTGTCGCAAAACCAGTTTGATGCGCTTGTGAGTTTTGTATTTAATGTTGGCAGAAAAAATTTTGAACGAAGTACATTGCTCAAAAAATTAAATGAAGGGAAAATACTTGAAGCGGGAGAAGAGTTTATGAAATGGACAAAAGCAAAACAACCAGGTGGACTTAAAGAACTGCCGGGATTGGTTAAAAGACGTGCCGAGGAAAAAGTTCTTTTCTTAAGTAAAGAATAG
- a CDS encoding Gp37 family protein, translating into MIKETKELIKTLLTLATSELPGHLQIPVEIPVSIDEYKLSHPIGSYLVAYKGSNFKQKDVKNIIAQDRDLEIMLIVTARYRSEFTPEEYLDYAITKLSGYKMDAKRTDRMIYCSQDEWLGEEAGVWSYAATFVVPVEFYQVGI; encoded by the coding sequence ATGATTAAAGAAACAAAAGAGCTGATTAAAACATTACTTACCCTGGCAACATCGGAATTGCCGGGACATTTACAAATACCTGTTGAAATACCGGTATCTATTGATGAATATAAGTTGAGTCATCCGATAGGGTCATATCTTGTTGCTTACAAGGGAAGCAACTTCAAACAGAAAGATGTAAAAAACATTATTGCCCAGGATAGAGATTTGGAAATAATGCTTATTGTTACAGCACGTTACCGTAGTGAATTTACACCGGAGGAATATCTTGATTATGCTATCACCAAACTGAGCGGTTATAAAATGGATGCAAAACGAACTGACAGAATGATTTACTGCAGCCAGGATGAATGGTTGGGCGAAGAAGCCGGGGTTTGGTCTTATGCAGCTACATTCGTTGTGCCGGTTGAGTTTTATCAGGTGGGAATATGA
- a CDS encoding DUF1320 domain-containing protein, with protein sequence MAYINQEILERYISGEELTRLTDDNNNGSVNITVLDEAINVASNEFDNYLRDIYDTLQFPFPLPDMLTQIIVDITIYNLYKRRYRLDMPESITKIYETAIDKLSKISRGEIQLTLPKKSTAGFIKINKTDSDRLFSREELDKL encoded by the coding sequence ATGGCTTATATAAATCAGGAAATACTTGAACGGTATATATCGGGAGAAGAACTTACCAGACTGACCGATGATAATAACAACGGTTCTGTTAATATAACTGTCCTAGACGAAGCAATCAATGTTGCAAGCAATGAGTTTGATAATTATCTGAGAGATATTTATGATACACTGCAATTCCCGTTTCCTCTTCCGGATATGTTAACTCAAATTATTGTCGACATTACTATTTATAATTTATATAAAAGACGCTACAGACTGGATATGCCCGAATCAATAACTAAAATTTATGAGACGGCGATTGATAAATTATCAAAAATATCACGTGGCGAAATCCAGCTTACGCTTCCTAAAAAGAGTACCGCGGGTTTTATAAAAATAAATAAGACAGATAGCGACAGATTATTCAGCAGAGAAGAGCTTGACAAATTATGA
- a CDS encoding major capsid protein — MKLQQISANDTITQQVVAQMISRATVLEFAEFYPIVGNADYARKAATASGGQFRALDADYPANVITPAFANPTLKILGDKVQVDRAHERRGLDLASVRARELMNFAGNLGKQFQYYFFNGTVSSTQFNGLKAIVPSGQKITAATNGHSVPLGNDTTSKTAQQRFLELLDQLIQKIDGGAQVLFMNAFALSRLTTIAREFIQWQVNSFGVLLPYYNGIPIRNAGYDKNGALVIPQNETVGTSTDCTSIYAVRFGEGADLSIATNVGVEVKDLGLVGVHYVHSVEFDADLVLLNDLSVARLEGIRLP, encoded by the coding sequence ATGAAACTACAACAAATTTCAGCCAATGATACAATCACTCAGCAGGTAGTTGCCCAAATGATCAGCAGGGCAACTGTGCTTGAATTCGCTGAGTTTTATCCGATTGTCGGCAATGCAGATTATGCGCGTAAAGCTGCAACAGCAAGCGGAGGACAATTCAGAGCGCTCGATGCGGATTATCCTGCAAATGTCATCACACCGGCATTTGCTAATCCAACACTCAAAATCCTTGGCGACAAGGTACAGGTTGACAGAGCTCACGAAAGAAGAGGATTGGATTTAGCAAGTGTAAGAGCCAGAGAGCTGATGAATTTTGCCGGAAATCTTGGGAAACAATTCCAGTATTATTTCTTTAACGGAACAGTATCGAGCACTCAATTTAACGGGTTGAAAGCAATCGTGCCATCCGGGCAAAAAATAACCGCAGCTACAAATGGACATAGCGTGCCTCTTGGTAATGATACTACATCAAAAACCGCGCAACAGAGGTTCCTTGAGTTGCTTGATCAACTTATCCAGAAAATTGACGGCGGTGCTCAAGTATTATTTATGAATGCGTTTGCATTAAGCCGGTTAACAACAATTGCCCGTGAATTTATTCAGTGGCAGGTTAATTCGTTCGGTGTTTTACTCCCGTATTACAATGGTATCCCGATCAGAAATGCAGGTTATGATAAAAACGGAGCATTAGTGATACCACAAAACGAAACAGTTGGAACCAGCACTGATTGTACTTCAATATATGCTGTGAGATTCGGCGAGGGTGCAGATTTAAGTATAGCAACTAATGTTGGTGTGGAAGTTAAAGACCTTGGCTTGGTGGGAGTGCATTATGTGCATAGTGTCGAGTTTGATGCTGATCTTGTATTGCTGAATGATTTATCAGTTGCAAGACTCGAAGGCATCAGATTACCTTAA
- a CDS encoding terminase gpP N-terminus-related DNA-binding protein — MKNAALYEEAKRLYVIEGFSIDAIVELLKNKVARKTLYNWKTANNWDEQRKIYQQENEDLQKEIRDIARIAIKEAKANPTPHNIYAVVKALSALKLMQGIDVSDDEGEEKVKAASPETIKFVEELLGM; from the coding sequence ATGAAAAATGCAGCCCTCTATGAAGAGGCAAAACGGCTTTATGTTATTGAGGGTTTTAGCATTGATGCAATTGTTGAACTGTTAAAGAATAAAGTTGCCAGAAAAACACTGTACAACTGGAAGACAGCAAACAATTGGGACGAGCAGCGGAAAATATATCAGCAGGAAAATGAAGACCTGCAGAAGGAAATCAGAGATATTGCCCGTATCGCAATCAAAGAAGCTAAAGCAAACCCTACTCCACACAATATTTATGCGGTTGTTAAGGCCCTTTCTGCGCTTAAACTTATGCAGGGGATTGATGTTTCTGATGATGAAGGCGAAGAGAAAGTAAAAGCCGCTAGCCCCGAAACAATTAAATTTGTCGAAGAATTACTCGGTATGTGA
- a CDS encoding terminase large subunit domain-containing protein — MSKQERKYFLDYQINWLNDNSQIKVWEKSRRIGATYVQAYEDVRDVVLGNVPAVWFSSADESAAKEYILYCAQWAKLFDKGARDLGEQVLESDKSIKTFTIEFTNGKRINALSSNPKAFRSKGGKVVLDEFAFHSDAVALWKAAKPVITWGFPLRILSTHKGKQSLFYKFIESIKSGKLNWSLHTTTIFDAVEQGLVDKIYKRKTTKEEREAWLKEQEENSFDRTTWLEEYCCTPVDEATAFLSYEQIFSIERDGLFDDVILSEAKNLYIGVDIGRKKDLTVIWIAEEVEKFLFTRKVIELERTPFKSQKEILFTYLSLPGFRRACIDATGLGMQLAEEAQDRFGRYRVEPITFTGKVKEELAYNLLRLVEDRQVFIPPDKNIREDLHSVRKITTASNNIRFDVQQSEVSGHADRFWALALCCYAAKSNTGVVFAKSKNKRESYKLIENFI, encoded by the coding sequence ATGAGCAAACAGGAAAGGAAATATTTCCTTGACTATCAGATTAATTGGCTGAATGACAATAGCCAGATTAAGGTTTGGGAAAAGTCACGCCGTATCGGAGCTACTTATGTTCAGGCTTACGAAGATGTGCGTGATGTTGTGCTAGGCAATGTGCCTGCAGTCTGGTTCTCTTCTGCAGACGAATCCGCTGCTAAAGAATATATTCTCTATTGTGCTCAATGGGCGAAACTATTCGATAAAGGCGCTCGTGATTTAGGAGAGCAAGTTTTAGAATCTGATAAATCCATCAAAACTTTTACAATAGAGTTCACAAACGGCAAAAGAATAAATGCTCTCTCCAGTAACCCAAAAGCTTTTCGTTCAAAGGGAGGGAAGGTTGTCCTTGATGAATTTGCATTCCATAGTGACGCTGTTGCTCTTTGGAAAGCAGCTAAACCTGTAATTACCTGGGGTTTCCCGCTAAGAATTCTGTCAACCCACAAAGGCAAACAGAGTTTATTTTATAAATTCATCGAATCTATAAAATCCGGTAAGCTTAATTGGTCTTTACATACAACCACAATCTTTGATGCAGTAGAGCAGGGATTGGTAGATAAAATCTACAAACGCAAAACCACAAAGGAAGAAAGAGAAGCCTGGCTAAAAGAGCAGGAAGAAAATTCATTTGATCGCACAACCTGGCTCGAAGAATATTGTTGCACTCCGGTTGACGAAGCAACTGCATTCTTAAGTTATGAACAAATCTTCTCAATCGAACGAGATGGATTGTTTGATGATGTCATTCTGAGCGAAGCGAAGAATCTCTATATTGGCGTTGATATTGGTCGCAAAAAAGACTTAACCGTCATCTGGATTGCTGAAGAAGTAGAGAAGTTTTTATTCACTCGAAAAGTAATTGAACTTGAACGAACTCCATTCAAATCACAAAAAGAAATTTTGTTTACTTACTTAAGTTTACCAGGATTTCGCAGAGCCTGCATCGATGCAACCGGCTTAGGGATGCAGCTCGCAGAAGAAGCTCAGGATAGATTCGGTCGTTACAGAGTTGAGCCAATTACTTTTACAGGGAAAGTGAAAGAAGAACTTGCTTATAATCTTTTAAGATTAGTAGAAGACAGACAAGTTTTTATTCCGCCGGATAAAAATATCAGAGAAGATTTACACAGCGTCCGCAAAATCACAACCGCAAGTAACAATATTCGTTTTGATGTTCAGCAATCGGAAGTAAGCGGACACGCAGATAGATTCTGGGCTTTGGCACTATGCTGTTATGCAGCTAAATCTAATACCGGAGTTGTTTTTGCAAAATCAAAAAATAAAAGAGAGAGTTACAAATTGATTGAAAACTTTATTTAG
- a CDS encoding DUF935 domain-containing protein — protein sequence MDIKNLTQEIAIRQNFDKIVTYWNMLPDPDPILRKIGKDITVYRELLTDPHLFSAVQQRKAGVLSLNWELRQQNSSQNEFDLINEFLNTLNLENLIDQLLNTPLFGFTVFEIVWGKQGNFLIPNRIDEKPQEWFFFDQFNNLNIKKNSNSIKLDGEIVNPLKFILVQHKPTYQNPYGERVLSRCFWPVTFKRGGLKFWITFTEKYGNPFLIGKLPRGSAQQEIDNLLTSLENMIQDAVAVIPDDSSIDIKEAQRSSSVEVFRELMNFQNNEISKAILTQTLTTEVQDTGTYAASKTMSDMLANVQLADKKLVERALNKIIDLIYQVNFNSTDKPRFILYEEEDVDKLLAERDQLLVNTGIKFTKDYYIRNYNLLPEDFELVNTQNPQSNFADKTNAKVFQDNLSQSSIDEIANQLPDKLLQLQIESTLKPVLTLIQNGETYETIMEELSKTYPAMSTNQLEDLLSKLLFISEITGRNSAS from the coding sequence ATGGATATAAAAAACTTAACTCAAGAAATCGCCATCAGACAGAACTTCGACAAGATTGTAACCTACTGGAATATGCTTCCCGATCCTGACCCCATTCTTCGTAAGATTGGGAAAGATATAACTGTTTATCGAGAATTACTTACTGATCCCCATCTTTTTTCAGCAGTTCAGCAGCGAAAAGCTGGGGTATTATCCCTTAATTGGGAATTGCGGCAACAGAACTCATCTCAAAATGAATTTGATTTAATTAATGAATTTCTTAATACATTAAATCTTGAAAATCTTATTGACCAGCTACTCAATACTCCATTATTTGGCTTCACGGTTTTTGAAATAGTTTGGGGAAAGCAAGGTAATTTCTTAATACCAAACAGGATTGATGAGAAACCTCAGGAATGGTTTTTCTTTGATCAATTTAATAATCTAAACATCAAAAAGAATTCAAACTCAATTAAATTAGATGGCGAAATTGTAAATCCTCTTAAATTTATTCTCGTTCAACATAAACCAACTTATCAGAATCCATACGGCGAGCGTGTTCTTAGCCGTTGCTTTTGGCCCGTTACATTTAAGCGCGGCGGATTGAAATTCTGGATCACATTCACGGAGAAATACGGCAATCCGTTTTTAATTGGTAAACTGCCACGAGGGTCAGCTCAACAGGAAATTGATAATCTGCTTACGAGCCTTGAAAATATGATCCAGGATGCAGTGGCTGTCATTCCGGATGATTCATCAATTGACATCAAAGAAGCCCAGCGTTCAAGTTCTGTTGAAGTCTTTCGTGAACTGATGAATTTCCAGAATAATGAAATTTCCAAAGCAATTCTCACTCAAACACTCACAACCGAAGTGCAGGATACCGGCACTTATGCTGCCTCAAAAACAATGAGTGATATGCTTGCAAATGTTCAACTGGCAGACAAAAAACTTGTTGAAAGAGCTCTGAATAAAATTATCGATCTGATTTACCAGGTTAATTTCAACTCCACCGATAAACCAAGATTTATTTTATATGAAGAAGAAGATGTAGATAAATTGCTCGCTGAAAGAGACCAACTACTTGTAAACACAGGGATTAAATTCACAAAAGATTATTATATAAGAAATTATAATTTACTCCCTGAAGATTTTGAATTGGTAAATACTCAGAATCCCCAGTCTAACTTTGCCGATAAAACAAATGCAAAAGTTTTCCAAGACAATTTATCCCAATCTTCGATAGATGAAATTGCCAACCAATTACCAGATAAGCTACTTCAATTACAGATTGAAAGCACATTAAAGCCAGTTTTAACGCTTATTCAAAATGGTGAAACTTATGAAACAATAATGGAAGAGCTTTCAAAAACTTATCCGGCAATGAGTACTAATCAACTTGAGGATTTACTATCAAAGCTTTTGTTTATCAGCGAAATAACCGGTAGAAACTCTGCGTCTTAG
- a CDS encoding phage minor head protein, producing MPENIDIKLAIGLKPEQIIAYLKRKGYKISWDWEDTWKEAHTKAFTVAKAMKLDILSDIRNELQKAIDEGLSFQQFKENIKPILKAKGWWGKVKAKDVPSDFPLPADVDPEKEVLLGSPWRLKTIYRTNIDVAYASGHYKAMMDNIKDRPYWMYNAVLDSKTRPSHRALHGKVFRADDPIWDKIYPPNGWNCRCSVIPLDENELNEMGLKPIKGSEEIVNNLNPDKGWDYNPGKAALEFDITFGGNFKINDAQPDYKDFARPSVKDVEIRTQSPKKFPSIKEIGEEKFLELLKKEFDLTDSYYSTIKTADDDVALFTKDRLQHFYEKKDGRERYASYIKPTLQNPFEVWLSEYINEKGEIELRKSYIGLFKDKELNEDIFIVLRQEKDSFVFWNAFERDRNRIDKLRKGYLKYWK from the coding sequence ATGCCAGAAAACATTGACATAAAACTTGCAATTGGACTAAAACCAGAGCAGATAATTGCTTACCTTAAACGCAAAGGTTATAAGATAAGCTGGGATTGGGAAGATACTTGGAAAGAAGCTCACACAAAAGCCTTTACCGTTGCCAAAGCGATGAAGCTCGATATTCTTTCCGACATCCGCAACGAACTCCAAAAAGCAATTGATGAAGGTTTATCATTTCAACAATTCAAAGAAAATATTAAACCAATACTCAAAGCAAAAGGCTGGTGGGGAAAAGTTAAAGCTAAAGATGTTCCCTCTGACTTCCCATTACCGGCAGATGTCGATCCTGAGAAAGAAGTTTTGCTCGGCTCTCCCTGGCGTCTAAAAACAATCTATCGAACAAATATTGATGTTGCTTATGCAAGCGGACACTATAAAGCTATGATGGATAATATAAAGGACCGTCCTTACTGGATGTATAACGCAGTTCTTGACAGCAAAACAAGACCATCGCATCGTGCTTTACACGGCAAAGTGTTTCGTGCAGATGATCCGATATGGGATAAAATTTATCCACCTAATGGATGGAATTGCCGCTGCTCTGTAATACCTCTCGACGAGAATGAGCTTAACGAAATGGGACTTAAACCAATAAAGGGCAGTGAAGAAATTGTTAATAATCTAAATCCAGATAAAGGCTGGGATTATAACCCTGGTAAAGCTGCTTTAGAGTTTGACATAACTTTTGGAGGGAATTTCAAGATTAATGATGCTCAACCAGATTATAAAGATTTTGCAAGACCTTCTGTAAAAGATGTTGAAATCAGAACTCAATCTCCAAAAAAGTTTCCTTCCATAAAAGAAATCGGGGAAGAAAAATTCCTTGAACTTTTGAAAAAGGAATTTGACCTGACTGATTCTTATTATTCTACCATTAAAACTGCCGATGATGATGTTGCCTTATTTACAAAGGATCGCTTACAACATTTCTATGAAAAGAAGGACGGCAGAGAACGATATGCTTCTTACATCAAACCAACGTTGCAAAATCCCTTTGAAGTGTGGCTGAGTGAATATATTAATGAAAAAGGTGAAATCGAATTGAGAAAAAGTTATATCGGTCTTTTTAAAGATAAAGAGTTGAACGAAGATATATTTATAGTGCTCAGGCAGGAGAAAGATTCTTTTGTATTTTGGAATGCTTTTGAAAGGGACAGAAATAGAATTGATAAATTAAGAAAAGGCTATTTAAAATATTGGAAGTAA
- a CDS encoding phage virion morphogenesis protein: MTNEFKSPEILDLLKEKVNKKNNLMVSIAETMRVAVLKNFETQGNRIGKPWQRLSPVTIKQREKKGYWPGKILQRTGQLKRSILSSYGDDYAQVSTNLIYAAIQNYGGIIHRSSLKTYLRKKREGKEAKKPGRNKMRSIRIPARPFMKLNDQDLEKIKSKIINALTKND; encoded by the coding sequence ATGACTAACGAATTTAAATCTCCGGAAATTCTGGATCTTCTCAAGGAAAAGGTTAATAAAAAAAACAATCTTATGGTTTCAATTGCTGAAACTATGCGGGTTGCGGTACTTAAGAATTTCGAAACACAGGGGAACCGAATTGGGAAACCCTGGCAAAGATTATCTCCGGTAACGATAAAACAAAGAGAGAAAAAAGGATATTGGCCTGGTAAAATATTGCAGAGAACCGGACAGCTTAAGAGAAGCATTTTAAGCAGCTATGGTGATGATTATGCTCAGGTAAGTACTAATCTGATATATGCTGCAATTCAGAATTATGGCGGGATAATTCATAGAAGCAGTTTAAAGACTTATTTAAGAAAGAAACGGGAAGGCAAAGAAGCGAAAAAGCCAGGACGGAATAAAATGAGATCGATTAGAATACCTGCAAGACCATTTATGAAATTGAATGACCAGGATTTGGAGAAGATAAAGAGTAAGATTATAAATGCATTAACAAAAAATGATTAA
- a CDS encoding regulatory protein GemA — protein MEINKKQISKIHLLKNQLHLSDEEYGAALESYGVSSSKDLSYEQAADLIKKLIKLLPKELRENFTQRHKDAKKKYDEFGIRWNERLREHYATPKQLRMLEAMWMTSPRVENKNEDAFKRFVKRISGKEKLEWVMMSDVRKIKKAIESL, from the coding sequence ATGGAAATAAATAAAAAACAAATATCGAAAATTCATTTACTTAAAAATCAACTTCATTTGTCTGATGAAGAATATGGTGCAGCACTTGAAAGCTATGGAGTTAGTAGTAGTAAGGATTTGAGTTATGAGCAGGCTGCTGATTTGATAAAAAAGTTGATTAAGCTGCTGCCAAAAGAGTTAAGGGAAAATTTCACGCAAAGGCACAAAGACGCCAAGAAGAAATATGATGAATTCGGTATACGATGGAACGAAAGATTAAGAGAACATTATGCTACACCTAAACAGCTTAGAATGTTGGAAGCTATGTGGATGACTTCACCGAGAGTTGAAAATAAAAATGAAGATGCTTTTAAAAGATTTGTTAAAAGAATCTCAGGTAAAGAGAAACTCGAATGGGTTATGATGAGTGATGTAAGAAAAATAAAAAAGGCGATTGAGTCTCTATGA